A DNA window from Mytilus edulis chromosome 14, xbMytEdul2.2, whole genome shotgun sequence contains the following coding sequences:
- the LOC139503560 gene encoding uncharacterized protein — translation MISFEVNNNTCDPYISRPRRQRHDSGRHFDSNGPTERHLDIRGVLEILRKNENYTGGVNCAVCGKLYKSRVCFIKHIWEHTVYWDEFDGAKNHERVLSIQAALILHTGFQVLTLEESNQLENLLVTSPNEKKESEYGSPDFKKRPRTPKKSPWKRKKSFEL, via the exons ATGATTTCGTTTGAAGTGAACAATAACACGTGTGATCCATATATTTCTCGACCAAGAAGACAGCGACATGATTCAGGACGACATTTTGACTCGAATGGACCAACAGAAAGGCATTTGGACATCCGAGGGGTACTGGAAATCTTGAGGAAGAATGAAAACTATACCGGTGGTGTCAACTGTGCAGTTTGTG GAAAATTATACAAAAGCAGGGTGTGTTTTATAAAGCATATCTGGGAACACACTGTCTATTGGGATGAGTTTGATGGAGCTAAGAATCACGAGAGAGTGTTGTCAATACAAGCAGCTTTGATTTTACATACAGGATTCCAAGTGCTGACGCTGGAAGAAAGCAATCAGTTGGAAAATTTGTTGGTGACATCGCCTAATGAGAAAAAAGAATCGGAGTATGGGTCTCCCGATTTCAAGAAGAGGCCAAGAACACCAAAGAAGTCACCATGGAAACGAAAGAAATCCTTTGAGTTATGA